The Acidobacteriota bacterium genome has a segment encoding these proteins:
- a CDS encoding beta-lactamase family protein: MTSRPAPATALRRAVERCVQRKHFPGAVYLVARGDAVLSWEAVGRTSPLRGQGRPMTLQTVFDLASLTKPIVTASLFLQLMAEGSLRPSDRAEKFFPELRGRWIGKTSLKELLLHVSGLPAWHPLYVQGRGRQAYLSVLKSLPPAYPPGRKVEYSCLGYILLGFILERVAGKRLDALFGERIARPLGLRRTRFRLPASWKARVAPTERGNALEKAMAGRMGLRSGVPWRTRVLHGECHDGNTYHLGGVAGNSGLFSAAWDLYVIARSLLRPDDGRVVPEPMKRLIFRDATGSLRGGRTLGWKTAAAAPEAEPLSENAVGHNGFSGASLWIDSRDRGVYILLTNRVHPKVKPEGIRQCRREFHRYASRLH, from the coding sequence ATGACCTCCCGCCCTGCCCCCGCAACAGCCCTCCGCCGCGCCGTCGAGCGCTGCGTTCAAAGGAAACATTTCCCCGGCGCGGTGTATCTCGTCGCGCGCGGCGACGCGGTTCTCTCATGGGAGGCCGTCGGCCGGACGTCGCCGTTGCGCGGCCAAGGCAGGCCGATGACGCTACAAACCGTCTTCGACCTGGCGTCGCTCACGAAGCCGATTGTCACGGCGTCGCTTTTCCTGCAATTGATGGCCGAGGGCTCGTTGAGGCCCTCCGACCGGGCGGAAAAATTCTTCCCCGAACTCCGGGGGCGTTGGATAGGAAAAACAAGCCTCAAAGAGCTTCTGCTTCACGTGTCGGGGCTTCCGGCGTGGCATCCGCTTTACGTTCAGGGGCGGGGGAGACAGGCGTATCTGAGCGTGTTGAAAAGCCTCCCGCCGGCCTACCCTCCGGGGCGGAAGGTCGAGTATTCCTGCCTCGGCTACATCCTGCTCGGGTTCATCCTGGAGCGCGTCGCGGGAAAGCGGCTGGACGCGCTTTTCGGGGAAAGAATCGCGCGGCCGCTCGGCCTCCGCCGCACCCGCTTCCGGCTCCCCGCGTCGTGGAAGGCGCGCGTCGCGCCCACGGAGAGGGGCAACGCGCTCGAGAAAGCGATGGCGGGCCGCATGGGACTGAGAAGCGGCGTCCCCTGGCGCACGCGCGTCCTCCATGGCGAGTGCCACGACGGGAACACTTACCACCTGGGCGGCGTCGCGGGAAACAGCGGCCTGTTCTCGGCCGCCTGGGACCTGTACGTCATCGCGCGCTCGCTCCTCCGCCCGGACGACGGGCGCGTTGTTCCCGAACCTATGAAGCGTTTGATTTTCCGCGACGCAACGGGTAGCCTGAGGGGCGGGCGCACGTTGGGGTGGAAGACTGCGGCGGCGGCGCCGGAGGCGGAGCCTCTTTCGGAAAACGCCGTCGGGCATAACGGGTTTTCGGGCGCAAGCCTATGGATCGATTCCAGGGATCGAGGCGTTTATATACTCTTGACGAACCGCGTGCACCCGAAGG
- a CDS encoding metallophosphoesterase, which translates to MEKEEARSLSLTKRRIDPKRRRATLAGSVLLAMGLLTLVYGFLIEPKWIAVREIDITNAPSHRIVHISDIHFKGDRNYLVRVIGRINDLSPDFVCITGDLAEEKKYLDGVLGIIKQIRQPVFGVLGNHDLRNKASLTAISACFESTGGALVGDHTVVAATEGVLISGPSSKVPAQDAQGTKRIVLAHFPSTADRFAHESFDLMLAGHSHGGQVRIPLWGALIVPSGTGKYEKGYYQTKGGPLYVNVGIGTWFIPVRFFCRPEITVIRF; encoded by the coding sequence ATGGAAAAAGAAGAGGCGCGCTCATTGAGTCTCACCAAGCGGAGGATTGATCCCAAAAGACGAAGGGCGACGCTTGCAGGCAGCGTACTGCTTGCCATGGGGCTCCTCACTCTTGTGTATGGATTCTTGATAGAGCCGAAATGGATTGCCGTGCGCGAAATCGACATCACGAACGCCCCATCCCATCGAATCGTCCATATCTCCGACATTCACTTCAAAGGAGATCGGAATTATCTCGTAAGGGTAATCGGCCGAATCAACGATCTGTCTCCGGATTTCGTTTGCATCACGGGAGACTTGGCTGAGGAAAAGAAATATCTGGATGGGGTGTTGGGAATCATCAAACAGATCCGGCAACCCGTTTTTGGCGTTCTGGGAAACCATGACCTAAGAAATAAGGCATCCCTTACAGCAATTTCCGCATGCTTCGAATCGACAGGAGGAGCGCTGGTGGGCGATCACACGGTGGTTGCCGCCACTGAGGGTGTTCTGATTTCCGGCCCATCATCAAAAGTCCCAGCGCAAGATGCGCAAGGAACCAAACGCATTGTCTTGGCGCATTTTCCAAGCACCGCGGACCGGTTTGCGCATGAATCATTCGATTTAATGCTCGCGGGTCACTCGCACGGCGGTCAGGTTCGCATTCCCCTCTGGGGCGCACTGATTGTTCCGTCCGGCACGGGAAAGTATGAAAAGGGTTACTACCAAACAAAAGGAGGTCCCCTCTACGTCAATGTGGGCATAGGAACATGGTTCATTCCGGTGCGGTTCTTCTGCAGGCCCGAGATTACTGTGATACGATTTTGA
- a CDS encoding inner membrane CreD family protein codes for MQNAPEKAPVVSAVRTFAIIAIFTLTTIAWFILGGSIVARTDRADRSLRTKVEGLWGSELEQPAPFVEAVTRTSKLVKEENGEEKERIMESKQNVLPERSDVETEFWVDHRRKGLLWYNTYRLRYHGRYAFLAPPAEAHYANVRVDLPAAEALYDDIVFRLNGEDVVPRSEGNALITTLTPPYPEAVNLEIGFMTQGLDRWYYVFEKGRISRVKDFTLTLLTHFDGFDFPDGSLSPTTKEITSDGWKLVWNFKNLMANARVGIQVPQKLNPGPTASRITFFAPVSLLFFFFVFFMIAVLRKIPIHPMNYFFLAAAFFAFHLLFAYLVDHLELNLSFVISSMVSLFLVVSYLRLVVGMKFALIEAGLTQLVYLVLFSYAFFWEGYTGLTVTIGAVVTLFVVMQLTGRVNWDEEFSAKSEPSP; via the coding sequence ATGCAAAACGCGCCTGAGAAAGCACCCGTCGTCTCCGCGGTTCGCACGTTCGCCATTATCGCCATTTTCACGTTAACCACGATCGCCTGGTTCATTCTCGGGGGCTCCATCGTAGCCCGCACCGATCGAGCTGACCGCTCCCTACGCACCAAGGTCGAAGGCTTGTGGGGATCGGAACTCGAGCAGCCTGCACCCTTCGTGGAGGCGGTCACGCGGACTTCGAAGCTCGTCAAGGAGGAAAACGGAGAGGAAAAGGAAAGGATCATGGAATCGAAGCAAAACGTGCTTCCCGAACGCTCGGACGTGGAGACAGAATTCTGGGTGGATCACCGGAGGAAGGGCTTGCTGTGGTACAACACGTACCGCCTTCGATACCATGGCCGCTATGCGTTTCTCGCGCCGCCTGCCGAAGCCCACTATGCGAACGTGCGCGTGGATCTTCCCGCCGCCGAAGCGCTCTACGACGACATCGTGTTCCGTCTAAACGGAGAAGACGTGGTGCCCCGCTCCGAGGGGAATGCCCTTATCACAACTCTCACCCCGCCTTACCCAGAAGCCGTGAATTTGGAAATCGGATTCATGACCCAGGGCCTGGATCGCTGGTACTACGTGTTCGAAAAGGGTCGGATATCACGGGTGAAAGACTTTACGCTGACGCTTCTCACGCATTTCGACGGATTCGATTTTCCCGACGGCAGCCTTTCCCCGACGACCAAGGAAATCACGTCCGACGGCTGGAAGCTCGTATGGAATTTCAAGAACCTCATGGCCAACGCGCGCGTCGGCATTCAAGTGCCGCAAAAACTCAACCCCGGTCCCACCGCTTCCCGGATCACGTTCTTCGCGCCCGTGTCCCTGCTCTTTTTCTTCTTCGTGTTCTTTATGATCGCCGTCCTTCGAAAGATACCTATTCATCCCATGAACTACTTCTTCCTGGCCGCCGCCTTCTTTGCGTTCCATCTGCTCTTCGCTTACTTGGTGGACCATCTCGAGCTAAACCTATCTTTCGTGATTTCCTCCATGGTTTCGCTTTTCTTAGTTGTGTCCTATCTTCGCCTCGTAGTCGGCATGAAATTCGCGCTGATCGAGGCAGGACTGACCCAGCTAGTTTATCTGGTTTTGTTCTCTTACGCATTTTTCTGGGAAGGCTATACGGGATTGACCGTCACCATAGGCGCCGTTGTGACGCTCTTCGTGGTAATGCAGCTCACGGGAAGGGTCAACTGGGACGAGGAGTTTTCTGCCAAATCCGAGCCTTCGCCTTGA
- a CDS encoding Gfo/Idh/MocA family oxidoreductase, with translation MLRAAVVGAGEFGKNHVRVYRDLEGVELVGVADARRERAEEIAGAFGTKAFTDARELLGKVDAVSVATPTVAHAEAAEPFLRAGVHALVEKPLAPSLEEADRLVRAAREGGAVLAVGHLERFNPAVEHLLSTVTSPRFVEVHRLSGFPERSLDVDVLLDLMTHDLDILLAMVQRPVAEVRAAGVAALTDKVDIANARLGFEGGCVANLTASRISRERMRKLRVFEPRRYLSVDYDAQEVESFSLALRKGARPEVVRDSPAIERDEPLRRELEHFVRCAQGKETPRISGERARDVIALILRIREEIEGRLMQDAT, from the coding sequence ATGCTCCGCGCAGCCGTCGTCGGGGCGGGGGAGTTCGGAAAGAACCACGTCCGCGTGTATCGGGACCTCGAAGGCGTCGAGCTCGTCGGCGTCGCGGACGCGCGGCGCGAGCGCGCGGAGGAAATCGCGGGGGCGTTCGGCACCAAGGCCTTCACCGACGCGCGAGAGCTCCTCGGCAAGGTGGACGCGGTGAGCGTCGCCACGCCCACCGTGGCCCATGCCGAGGCCGCCGAGCCGTTCCTGCGGGCGGGCGTCCACGCCCTGGTGGAAAAACCGCTCGCGCCCTCGCTCGAAGAAGCCGACCGCCTCGTCCGGGCGGCGCGGGAAGGAGGGGCGGTTCTGGCGGTGGGGCACCTTGAGCGATTCAATCCCGCCGTGGAGCACCTGCTTTCCACGGTCACGTCGCCGCGCTTTGTGGAGGTGCACCGCCTGAGCGGGTTTCCGGAGCGAAGCCTCGATGTGGACGTCCTGCTCGATTTGATGACGCACGACCTGGACATCCTCCTTGCGATGGTGCAGCGCCCCGTGGCCGAGGTGCGCGCGGCGGGAGTGGCGGCGCTCACAGACAAGGTGGACATCGCGAACGCCCGGCTGGGGTTCGAGGGCGGCTGCGTGGCCAACCTGACCGCGAGCCGCATCAGCCGCGAGCGGATGCGAAAATTAAGGGTCTTCGAGCCGCGGCGCTACCTGTCCGTGGACTACGACGCGCAGGAGGTTGAAAGCTTCAGCCTCGCGCTTCGAAAGGGCGCGCGGCCCGAGGTCGTGCGCGATTCCCCCGCGATCGAGCGCGACGAGCCGCTCCGGCGCGAGCTCGAGCACTTCGTGCGCTGCGCGCAGGGAAAAGAAACTCCCCGCATTTCCGGCGAGCGGGCGCGGGACGTCATCGCGCTAATCCTTCGCATCCGGGAAGAGATCGAGGGGCGGCTGATGCAGGATGCTACATGA